A genomic segment from Daphnia pulex isolate KAP4 chromosome 5, ASM2113471v1 encodes:
- the LOC124194812 gene encoding transcription factor SPT20 homolog gives MKDLGIGLDATERYQTKELQEQDQEEVPEYCQKDDESAKSVAEQDPYDLEVLRSVEQGDSRDFSEHFSGEGGAHFFAFVKIADAEEQQTKKLSNNCTLRVAISCHYAASFPDSRKMIQQQQHMNQNQRPQQQHQVRQRQRSQQQQQLFNRNHRPQQQHQVRSISIDSLNVLDSNGRPDVNMPDQRYHAGEEPIFIKSCKLFEGGKYPPIEGFGWGPRKTTLMWQYYSLPKEPNYRRAVHFHATHSQHFQTRGTSTQQFPPVQQFHARYLPQHTPQPPHNIPQQNLYSLQQQPQQTRFFLQPPRLILREPQLREQQQQHEQQQRDSQQQREPQIDPRRQLQRIQLAYMY, from the exons atgaaagatctAGGAATCGGATTAGATG CAACAGAACGATATCAGACAAAAGAATTGCAAGAGCAAGACCAAGAGGAAGTTCCTGAGTACTGTCAAAAAGACGACGAAAGCGCCAAAAGTGTAGCTGAACAAGATCCGTATGATCTTGAGGTCCTTCGCTCGGTAGAACAAGGAGATTCCAGAGATTTTAGTGAACATTTTTCTGGTGAAGGCGGTGCTCACTTTTTTGCGTTTGTTAAAATAGCTGATGCAGAAG AACAACAAACTAAGAAATTGAGCAATAACTGTACTTTACGTGTCGCCATTTCATGCCATTATGCAGCTTCATTTCCTGACTCTCGAAAAATGATC caacaacagcaacatatGAACCAAAACCAACgtcctcaacaacaacatcaggtGCGACAACGCCAACGCtctcagcaacaacagcaactttTTAACCGGAACCATCgccctcaacaacaacatcaggtGCGCTCAATCTCAATAGATTCTCTTAACGTTCTTGACTCCAATGGGAGACCTGATGTAAATATGCCTGACCAGAGATACCATGCGGGTGAGGAACCAATCTTCATCAAAAGCTGCAAACTCTTTGAAGGCGGCAAG TATCCACCAATTGAAGGGTTTGGATGGGGACCCAGGAAAACAACTTTGATGTGGCAATACTATTCATTACCTAAGGAGCCTAATTATCGTCGAGCTGTCCATTTTCATGCTACACattctcaacattttcaaactcGTGGAACATCCACTCAACAATTCCCACCTGTTCAACAGTTTCATGCTCGA TATTTGCCTCAACACACTCCTCAACCGCCCCATAACATTCCTCAACAAAATCTATACtccctacaacaacaaccacaacaaacACGATTTTTCCTACAACCACCACGTCTCATTCTACGGGAGCCACAACTAagggagcaacaacaacaacacgagcaacaacaacgggaCTCTCAACAACAACGGGAGCCACAAATTGATCCGCGTCGTCAGTTACAGCGTATACAACTGGCGTACATGTATTGA
- the LOC124195007 gene encoding GTP-binding protein Rheb-like: MPPQRKQRKIAIMGYRSVGKSSLTIQFVENQFVDSYDPTIENTFTKPWKVRGQDFELKLVDTAGQDEYAIFPAQHSMDMHGYVLVYSITSVQSFELLQVLLEKIMDMTGKITIPLVIVGNKTDLHRERVVSTEEGKRLADTWKASFYEVSARSHESVCEIFNRLITEMEKADSSNGNEKSSCVLS; encoded by the exons ATGCCACCTCAAAGAAAACAGAGGAAGATTGCAATTATGGGCTACCGCTCAGTTG GAAAATCTTCACTGACCATCCAATTtgttgaaaatcaatttgttgATTCTTATGACCCTACAATTGAAAACA CCTTCACCAAACCATGGAAAGTAAGAGGGCAAGATTTTGAGCTAAAGTTGGTGGATACTGCTGGTCAAGATGAATATGCTATTTTCCCAGCTCAACATTCAATGGACATGCATGGTTATGTACTTGTATATTCCATTACTTCAGTTCAAAGCTTTGAGCTGTTACAAGTTTTGCTAGAAAAGATTATGGATATGACTGGTAAAATCAC AATACCTCTTGTTATTGTTGGTAATAAAACAGACCTTCACCGTGAAAGAGTAGTCAGCACAGAAGAGGGCAAAAGGCTTGCCGACACTTGGAAAGCCTCATTTTATGAAGTTTCTGCTAGGTCACACGAG TCTGTCTGCGAAATTTTTAACCGACTGATAACGGAAATGGAGAAAGCAGATAGCAGTAATGGAAACGAAAAGAGCAGTTGTGTTCTGTCCTGA
- the LOC124195005 gene encoding cullin-associated NEDD8-dissociated protein 1-like, giving the protein MSNVSYHIANLLEKMASSDKDFRFMATNDLMGELQKDSIKLDDDSERKVVKMLLRLLEDKNGEVQNLAVRCLGPLVTKVKDVQVETIVEHLCTNMSSDKEQLRDISSIGLKTVISELPLTASGMAASVCKRITGRLNTAIAKQEDVSVQLEALDILADLLTRFGSLLVSFHEAIREALLPQLASPRLAVRKRTIQALGHLVMSCHHTLYVKIMEHLLDGLAKNSTTSTTRTYIQAVGAICRQAGHRFGENVERVVPSLIQFINVDDDELREFCLQAFEALVHKCSKEMTPHIGTLTGICLELLAYDPNYNYEEENGEDDEGDMETEEEDEENEEEYSDDDDMSWKVRRCAAKCLEAIISTRPDLLIDFYRTISPVLIGRFKEREENVKADIFHAFIALLKQTKPSGSVRDDGTGFGANQEIYSVLMQQVPLIIKATSKQMKDKSLKTRQGVLALLTELVLVIPGCLSPHFSQLVPGILFCLNERNASSPMKIDTLQFVHTVLIHHPPEVAHEHIAALLPSLLSAVSDPFYKITSEALLVLQQLVRVMRPLDSATTFDFTPYTVSIYDSVLVRLKAADLDQEVKERAISCMGFIVSHLGDHLADQLMVCLPIFLDRLRNEITRLTTVKALTKIASSPLHINISPLLPEALPILAGFLRKNQRALKLTTLALLDRIVNNYSAALTPELLHAVLTEIPPLLSESDLHIAQLTLHLLTSVARNQRSAFQTGGVNGGILSEVFNLLRSPLLQGVALGSLLDFLQALVEFNAPGSGLGYRDLLMCLMNLASKPGLHKTAHHSVAQAVASLVVTQPVSEAFTLVQNFLQEAQRPHSDWQHIFALLCMGEIGKRMDLHQVPGLGQAIIDSFGPPNEEVKSAASHALGSVAVGNLPAFLPFILTQIETQSRRQYLLLHSLKEVITSLSLGTEAIAQLRPFVPQIWDLLFRHCECNEEGTRNVVAECLGKLTLTDPEGLLPRLRAALNSPSALMRTTIVTAAKFTISDQVQSIDPLLKQCMGDFLQTLQDDDLNVRRVALIAFNSAAHNKPSLVRDLLDSVLPQLYNETKVRKELVREVEMGPFKHTVDDGLDLRKAAFECMYTLLDSCLDRLDVFEFLNHVELGLKDHNDIKMLTYLMVARLATLCPTAVLQRLDRLVEPLRTTCTARVKANAVKQEYEMQNELKRSAMRAVTALLIIPDSDKNPQLNEFVLHIRSSPDLQTLFDSIQKDGSGHHGNAAGGSSDSNMDLS; this is encoded by the exons ATGTCGAACGTCTCGTACCATATCGCCAATCTTTTAGAAAAG ATGGCTTCCAGCGATAAGGATTTCCGATTCATGGCAACCAATGATTTGATGGGAGAGTTACAGAAAGATTCCATCAAGTTGGATGATGACTCTGAGCGAAAGGTTGTTAAGATGCTTCTTCGCTTGTTGGAGGACAAGAATGGCGAAGTTCAGAACCTGGCTGTCAGATG TCTTGGACCTTTAGTCACAAAAGTGAAGGATGTTCAAGTGGAAACGATTGTTGAACATCTTTGCACAAATATGTCATCAGACAAGGAACAATTAAGAGATATCTCTTCAATTGGTTTAAAAACTGTTATTAGTGAACTCCCTTTGACTGCATCTGGAATGGCAGCATCT GTTTGTAAAAGAATAACAGGTCGCTTGAACACGGCAATTGCCAAGCAAGAAGATGTGTCAGTACAACTAGAGGCCCTTGATATCTTGGCTGATTTGCTTACCAGATTTGGTAGTCTCCTGGTCTCCTTTCACGAAGCTATCCGCGAAGCATTATTACCCCAGCTAGCTTCGCCGCGTCTTGCAGTACGCAAACGTACAATCCAGGCTTTAGGCCACTTGGTTATGTCGTGCCATCATACTCTATACGTGAAGATTATGGAACACCTTCTTGATGGTCTGGCCAAGAACTCTACCACTTCAACAACCAGAACTTACATTCAAGCAGTTGGTGCTATATG TCGTCAAGCCGGTCATCGCTTTGGTGAGAACGTGGAGAGAGTGGTGCCGTCTCTAATTCAGTTCATTAAcgtagatgatgatgaactcCGAGAGTTCTGTCTTCAGGCTTTTGAGGCACTCGTTCACAAATGCTCCAAAGAGATGACACCTCACATTGGTACTCTCACTGGTATCTGCCTGGAACTATTAGCCTATGATCCAAACTACAATTACGAA GAAGAAAACGGCGAAGATGACGAAGGAGATATggaaactgaagaagaagatgaagaaaatgaggaAGAGTATTCGGATGATGACGACATGTCCTGGAAA GTACGACGATGTGCTGCAAAATGCTTAGAGGCGATTATCAGCACCCGCCCAGATTTGCTAATAGATTTTTACCGTACCATTTCTCCTGTGTTGATCGGTAGATTTAAAG AGCGCGAAGAAAACGTAAAAGCTGATATCTTCCATGCATTCATTGCTCTTTTGAAACAGACCAAGCCATCTGGATCTGTTCGCGACGATGGTACTGGCTTCGGCGCTAATCAAGAGATTTACAGCGTGTTGATGCAACAAGTCCCTCTCATTATTAAAGCCACCAGTAAACAAATGAAG GACAAAAGCCTAAAAACTCGACAAGGTGTGCTTGCCCTTTTGACCGAGCTAGTCTTGGTTATTCCCGGGTGTTTGAGccctcatttcagtcagttgGTCCCAGGAATCCTCTTCTGtctcaa TGAAAGGAATGCGAGCTCTCCGATGAAAATAGATACTTTGCAATTTGTACACACGGTACTAATTCACCATCCGCCCGAAGTGGCTCACGAGCATATTGCAGCATTGTTGCCTTCTTTGTTGAGTGCTGTATCCGATCCGTTTTACAAGATCACATCCGAAGCTCTTTTGGTTCTCCAGCAGTTG GTGCGAGTGATGCGTCCATTGGATTCAGCCACCACATTTGACTTTACACCATACACAGTCTCCATTTATGATAGCGTACTAGTCCGGCTAAAAGCTGCTGATTTGGACCAGGAAGTCAAAGAGCGCGCCATTTCATGCATGGGTTTCATAGTTTCTCATCTGGGAGATCACCTTGCTg ATCAACTAATGGTATGCCTCCCCATCTTTTTGGATCGTCTTCGAAACGAGATTACCCGGTTAACGACAGTCAAAGCTTTAACAAAAATTGCTTCGTCTCCGTTACACATCAATATAAGCCCATTGTTGCCCGAAGCACTTCCAATTCTTGCGGGATTTTTGCGTAAGAACCAGCGGGCACTTAAACTAACTACCCTTGCTTTGCTCGATCGTATCGTCAACAACTACAG cgctGCGCTAACACCGGAACTACTGCATGCGGTTTTAACCGAAATACCGCCTCTGCTGTCGGAATCTGATTTGCACATCGCGCAGCTAACCCTTCATTTGCTCACTTCTGTTGCGCGGAATCAGCGTTCGGCGTTTCAAACCGGTGGAGTTAATGGAGGCATTTTGTCCGAAGTCTTCAATCTCTTGCGCTCACCTTTGCTTCAAGGTGTGGCTCTGGGATCCCTTCTCGATTTCCTACAGGCTTTGGTCGAGTTTAATGCTCCGG GATCTGGTCTTGGCTACCGCGATTTGTTGATGTGTCTGATGAATTTGGCGTCAAAACCTGGTCTCCACAAGACTGCCCATCATTCTGTCGCCCAGGCTGTTGCTTCACTGGTTGTGACGCAACCTGTTTCTGAAGCTTTTACTTTGGTACAGAATTTTCTTCAGGAAGCTCAGAGACCTCATTCTGATTGGCAACACATCTTTGCCCTGCTCTGCATGGGAGAAATTGGCAAAAGAATGGATCTTCACCAAGTCCCAGGGTTGGGACAAGCAATCATCGATTCCTTCGGCCCACCAAATGAAGAA GTAAAATCTGCAGCTTCGCACGCCCTCGGTTCAGTAGCAGTGGGAAATCTTCCAGCTTTCTTGCCCTTCATTCTTACTCAGATTGAAACTCAATCACGGCGTCAGTATTTGTTGCTCCACTCGTTAAAGGAAGTGATTACTTCGCTGTCACTTGGAACCGAGGCCATTGCACAACTGCGCCCTTTCGTACCCCAAATTTGGGATCTTCTCTTCCGTCACTGCGAGTGTAACGAAGAAGGAACACGCAATGTTGTGGCGGAGTGTTTGGGAAAGCTTACTCTCACAGACCCAGAGGGATTGCTTCCACGACTTCGAGCAGCTCTGAACAGCCCTAGTGCGTTGATGAGAACCACGATCGTCACAGCAGCCAAATTCACAATTTCTGATCAAGTCCAGTCCATTGATCCTCTGCTGAAGCAATGTATGGGCGATTTCCTTCAAACCTTACAG GATGATGACTTGAATGTGCGACGAGTGGCATTAATTGCCTTTAATTCGGCAGCACACAACAAGCCTTCCTTGGTCCGAGACTTACTCGATTCCGTTTTGCCTCAGCTCTATAACGAAACCAAAGTCAGA aaagagTTGGTCCGCGAAGTGGAAATGGGTCCCTTTAAGCACACCGTTGACGATGGTCTTGACCTTCGTAAAGCCGCTTTCGAATGCATGTATACCCTTCTGGATTCATGTCTTGATCGATTGGatgttttcgaatttttgaatCACGTTGAACTGGGATTGAAAG ATCACAACGACATCAAAATGCTGACTTATTTAATGGTTGCCCGTCTGGCCACGTTGTGTCCTACTGCCGTTCTTCAACGCCTCGATCGATTAGTCGAACCCCTACGAACTACTTGCACGGCTAGAGTTAAGGCGAATGCAGTCAAACAAGAATATGAAATGCAAAATGAACTTAAG cGATCTGCCATGCGAGCCGTGACTGCATTGCTGATCATTCCTGATTCGGACAAAAATCCACAACTTAACGAGTTCGTTCTGCATATTCGTTCATCACCCGATCTTCAG ACTCTTTTCGACTCGATCCAGAAAGATGGCTCCGGACATCATGGAAATGCTGCAGGTGGATCCAGTGATTCGAACATGGATTTAAGTTAA
- the LOC124195006 gene encoding formin-like protein 20 isoform X1, with product MEQRTVTAVTAKMTTAQSRIRSELGNFPSGPTKFTVVHRRPVFFVPPQQQQSPQPTSGASVLLANAMCRFAHHPVAGTAQKSTAPECSRMSSAANATTTTTSSSGSVLVSSQQQTNGIGKRAAADAVARQNSGSDIVKPAAARIKPILKRSLSADHLDSFQPVPAKRPFPVQIWFNNPPRGPRPLVATAFWLDSPLHDSQAFVYIKLLEASQARRYLQLQSKPRKYLHLTSGWIVVINNPPAASRKPELMLPPMTVKLMPAQVKPVISTAAAQRPLPQQIAAKTAQQPVLVGKSAQPTPQNQPFKKSSSSQLPPPPPLISLRPQSQSAQPQQPTIPKREIESPPPLQEHPLELCNNKRSRKQSTDDCDSPPDSPRLVINHSAPSSPLNLAMNGLNNSSIPATSNNNNNSPAIAAAATTTKRKISLPTPFTLTENNRSQNEPLDLASPSPTAVFNRMTLTDILSPASPATENFRRRLILVLQVLLGKRRLLNLGHPEASVEEILARILKKADVVPAKSSDVRLNWLKFLRLCVKNEDAWKREGWDRKSPDAILDEIYLQETSMTNKIHCGFHADVIPILRKSEPSRRINEYLQQVDAEKNVT from the exons ATGGAACAGCGCACCGTAACGGCCGTTACGGCCAAAATGACGACGGCCCAGTCGCGGATCCGCAGCGAACTTGGCAATTTCCCATCGGGGCCTACCAAATTCACCGTGGTGCACAGGCGGCCAGTCTTCTTCGTCCctccccagcagcagcaatcgcCGCAGCCCACTTCTGGCGCGTCGGTCTTGCTGGCCAACGCCATGTGTCGCTTCGCTCATCACCCCGTGGCCGGCACTGCTCAAAAGTCGACCGCGCCCGAATGCAGCCGGATGAGTTCGGCAGCCAAcgcgacgacaacaacaacatcttccTCGGGCTCCGTTCTAGTCAGCAGCCAGCAACAGACAAATGGAATTGGCAAACGGGCGGCGGCCGACGCTGTGGCCCGTCAAAATAGCGGCAGTGACATCGTCAAACCAGCAGCGGCCCGCATCAAGCCCATCCTGAAGCGTTCGCTCTCGGCCGACCACTTGGACAGTTTCCAACCTGTGCCGGCCAAGCGTCCGTTCCCCGTTCAGATTTGGTTCAACAATCCACCGCGAGGTCCGCGTCCGCTGGTGGCCACGGCTTTCTGGCTGGACAGTCCGCTGCACGACAGCCAGGCCTTCGTCTACATCAAACTGTTGGAAGCGTCGCAGGCGCGTCGCTATCTCCAGCTGCAGAGCAAACCGCGCAAGTACCTTCACTTGACCAGCGGATGGATCGTGGTGATCAACAATCCACCAGCGGCATCTCGCAAGCCCGAACTCATGTTGCCACCCATGACGGTCAAACTGATGCCAGCACAAGTCAAACCGGTTATTTCCACCGCAGCGGCACAACGTCCATTACCGCAACAAATAGCAGCAAAAACTGCGCAGCAACCGGTGTTGGTGGGGAAATCAGCCCAACCAACGCCACAAAACCAACCATTTAAAAAGTCATCGTCGAGTCAATTgccacctccgccgccgctCATCAGCCTGCGACCTCAGAGCCAATCGGCCCAGCCGCAGCAGCCGACCATCccgaaaagagaaattgaatcGCCGCCTCCCCTTCAAGAGCATCCGCTGGAATTATGCAACAACAAGCGAAGCCGAAAACAGTCGACCGACGACTGCGATTCGCCACCGGATAGTCCTCGGCTAGTGATCAATCATTCGGCTCCCTCGTCTCCGCTCAATCTCGCCATGAACGGATTGAATAACTCGTCGATCCCTGCCACCtccaataacaacaacaactcgccAGCCATTGCGGCGGCAGCGACGACAACCAAGCGGAAGATTTCTCTTCCAACGCCTTTCACCCTGACCGAGAACAATAGAAGTCAGAATGAACCGCTGGATTTGGCTTCGCCAAGCCCGACGGCCGTTTTCAACCGCATGACTCTGACTGATATTCTGTCGCCCGCATCTCCTGCCACCGAGAATTTCCGACGTCGATTGATTCTCGTCCTACAGGTCCTCCTCGGGAAAAGGCGATTGCTCAATTTGGGCCACCCGGAAGCCTCTGTCGAGGAAATCCTAGCCAGAATACTGAAAAAGGCCGACGTCGTTCCAGCCAAGAGCTCCGACGTCCGTCTCAATTGGCTCAAGTTCCTGCGGCTCTGCGTCAAGAACGAGGACGCCTGGAAACGCGAAGGTTGGGACCGAAAATCGCCCGATGCCATCCTAGACGAAATCTACCTACAAG AGACTTCAATGACTAACAAGATACACTGTGGATTTCATGCAGATGTTATCCCAATCCTTCGAAAGTCGGAGCCTTCCAGGCGAATCAACGAATACCTACAACAGGTTGATGCCGAGAAAAACGTTACCTGA
- the LOC124195006 gene encoding formin-like protein 20 isoform X2: protein MEQRTVTAVTAKMTTAQSRIRSELGNFPSGPTKFTVVHRRPVFFVPPQQQQSPQPTSGASVLLANAMCRFAHHPVAGTAQKSTAPECSRMSSAANATTTTTSSSGSVLVSSQQQTNGIGKRAAADAVARQNSGSDIVKPAAARIKPILKRSLSADHLDSFQPVPAKRPFPVQIWFNNPPRGPRPLVATAFWLDSPLHDSQAFVYIKLLEASQARRYLQLQSKPRKYLHLTSGWIVVINNPPAASRKPELMLPPMTVKLMPAQVKPVISTAAAQRPLPQQIAAKTAQQPVLVGKSAQPTPQNQPFKKSSSSQLPPPPPLISLRPQSQSAQPQQPTIPKREIESPPPLQEHPLELCNNKRSRKQSTDDCDSPPDSPRLVINHSAPSSPLNLAMNGLNNSSIPATSNNNNNSPAIAAAATTTKRKISLPTPFTLTENNRSQNEPLDLASPSPTAVFNRMTLTDILSPASPATENFRRRLILVLQVLLGKRRLLNLGHPEASVEEILARILKKADVVPAKSSDVRLNWLKFLRLCVKNEDAWKREGWDRKSPDAILDEIYLQDVIPILRKSEPSRRINEYLQQVDAEKNVT from the exons ATGGAACAGCGCACCGTAACGGCCGTTACGGCCAAAATGACGACGGCCCAGTCGCGGATCCGCAGCGAACTTGGCAATTTCCCATCGGGGCCTACCAAATTCACCGTGGTGCACAGGCGGCCAGTCTTCTTCGTCCctccccagcagcagcaatcgcCGCAGCCCACTTCTGGCGCGTCGGTCTTGCTGGCCAACGCCATGTGTCGCTTCGCTCATCACCCCGTGGCCGGCACTGCTCAAAAGTCGACCGCGCCCGAATGCAGCCGGATGAGTTCGGCAGCCAAcgcgacgacaacaacaacatcttccTCGGGCTCCGTTCTAGTCAGCAGCCAGCAACAGACAAATGGAATTGGCAAACGGGCGGCGGCCGACGCTGTGGCCCGTCAAAATAGCGGCAGTGACATCGTCAAACCAGCAGCGGCCCGCATCAAGCCCATCCTGAAGCGTTCGCTCTCGGCCGACCACTTGGACAGTTTCCAACCTGTGCCGGCCAAGCGTCCGTTCCCCGTTCAGATTTGGTTCAACAATCCACCGCGAGGTCCGCGTCCGCTGGTGGCCACGGCTTTCTGGCTGGACAGTCCGCTGCACGACAGCCAGGCCTTCGTCTACATCAAACTGTTGGAAGCGTCGCAGGCGCGTCGCTATCTCCAGCTGCAGAGCAAACCGCGCAAGTACCTTCACTTGACCAGCGGATGGATCGTGGTGATCAACAATCCACCAGCGGCATCTCGCAAGCCCGAACTCATGTTGCCACCCATGACGGTCAAACTGATGCCAGCACAAGTCAAACCGGTTATTTCCACCGCAGCGGCACAACGTCCATTACCGCAACAAATAGCAGCAAAAACTGCGCAGCAACCGGTGTTGGTGGGGAAATCAGCCCAACCAACGCCACAAAACCAACCATTTAAAAAGTCATCGTCGAGTCAATTgccacctccgccgccgctCATCAGCCTGCGACCTCAGAGCCAATCGGCCCAGCCGCAGCAGCCGACCATCccgaaaagagaaattgaatcGCCGCCTCCCCTTCAAGAGCATCCGCTGGAATTATGCAACAACAAGCGAAGCCGAAAACAGTCGACCGACGACTGCGATTCGCCACCGGATAGTCCTCGGCTAGTGATCAATCATTCGGCTCCCTCGTCTCCGCTCAATCTCGCCATGAACGGATTGAATAACTCGTCGATCCCTGCCACCtccaataacaacaacaactcgccAGCCATTGCGGCGGCAGCGACGACAACCAAGCGGAAGATTTCTCTTCCAACGCCTTTCACCCTGACCGAGAACAATAGAAGTCAGAATGAACCGCTGGATTTGGCTTCGCCAAGCCCGACGGCCGTTTTCAACCGCATGACTCTGACTGATATTCTGTCGCCCGCATCTCCTGCCACCGAGAATTTCCGACGTCGATTGATTCTCGTCCTACAGGTCCTCCTCGGGAAAAGGCGATTGCTCAATTTGGGCCACCCGGAAGCCTCTGTCGAGGAAATCCTAGCCAGAATACTGAAAAAGGCCGACGTCGTTCCAGCCAAGAGCTCCGACGTCCGTCTCAATTGGCTCAAGTTCCTGCGGCTCTGCGTCAAGAACGAGGACGCCTGGAAACGCGAAGGTTGGGACCGAAAATCGCCCGATGCCATCCTAGACGAAATCTACCTACAAG ATGTTATCCCAATCCTTCGAAAGTCGGAGCCTTCCAGGCGAATCAACGAATACCTACAACAGGTTGATGCCGAGAAAAACGTTACCTGA